From Miscanthus floridulus cultivar M001 chromosome 15, ASM1932011v1, whole genome shotgun sequence, the proteins below share one genomic window:
- the LOC136507409 gene encoding uncharacterized protein: MAGATPPPTASSAAAVVNPDAATAESREDPAAAAALQSTETRVRVAAAVAALQSTEARARMAEQAAAARLAKEERARVAQAARDAAAARAADAEREAAVAQQERDVADARLQAA; encoded by the coding sequence atggccggcgccacccccccccccaccgCTTCCTCCGCTGCTGCTGTCGTCAATCCCGACGCCGCTACTGCCGAGTCCAGGGAGGaccccgccgctgccgctgccctcCAGTCCACGGAGACGCGCGTCCGCGTGGCCGCTGCTGTCGCTGCCCTCCAGTCCACGGAGGCGCGCGCCCGCATGGCTGAGCAGGCCGCTGCGGCTCGACTCGCCAAGGAGGAGCGCGCCCGCGTGGCTCAGGCCGCTCGCGACGCCGCCGCTGCTCGTGCGGCTGACGCCGAGCGCGAAGCCGCCGTTGCTCAGCAGGAGCGGGACGTGGCTGATGCGCGACTTCAGGCCGCTTGA
- the LOC136507410 gene encoding uncharacterized protein has translation MDCVVQTWITGTITDALAETVIKFGTTARASWLAIESQFRDNHETRALHLDAAFHNFKQGDLNITAYCRKVKGMADALRDLSKPINDRTLVLNLLRSLNGRFEAIGLHLCRGRPFPTFLEARNDLLLEELTMAESALPPSATALTATSGSARPPAPASVTPPAAPQQRLPNQ, from the coding sequence ATGGACTGCGTCGTGCAAACTTGGATCACCGGCACCATCACCGACGCCCTCGCCGAGACCGTGATCAAGTTCGGCACCACCGCCCGCGCCTCCTGGCTCGCCATCGAGTCACAGTTCCGCGACAATCACGAAACTCGTGCTCTCCACCTCGACGCCGCCTTCCACAACTTCAAGCAAGGCGACCTCAACATCACTGCGTACTGCCGGAAAGTCAAGGGAATGGCAGACGCCCTCCGCGACCTCAGCAAGCCCATCAACGACAGGACTCTTGTCCTCAATCTCCTGCGCAGTCTCAATGGCCGTTTCGAAGCCATTGGGCTTCACCTTTGCCGCGGACGTCCGTTTCCTACCTTTCTGGAGGCCCGCAACGATTTGCTCCTGGAGGAACTCACTATGGCAGAGTCTGCTCTGCCTCCTTCGGCTACGGCCCTGACTGCCACCTCCGGCAGCGCTCGGCCGCCTGCGCCCGCGTCCGTCACTCCACCAGCCGCTCCCCAGCAGCGGCTGCCGAACCAGTAG